A section of the Arcobacter roscoffensis genome encodes:
- a CDS encoding EAL domain-containing response regulator: MVNNNISILKNVTILYAEDEKDLRDVTHQILKGFTKKQYLAQDGQEGLELFKKYQDEIDLIITDVNMPNMNGLEMVKEIKKINMNIPIIVATAFSNKEYLLEAIDIGVDKYVLKPIDVAKLLQVMSQSLLYHELKDLYIDKLTNLPNRNRLKKDLENTDIDLMALLDIDEFSTINDLFGEKNGDIILSELAKTIKKHFSADHFKIYRMEADKFAIVSKDKDVDVNKFYDLCKSFADKIEKDSLFINDDEIDINVTIGIAKGDGSRAFKYSQRVINYARSKMQRIMIYNEAFNIQESFEENIKWVKQVKIGFRENLFQAYFQPIVDTKTKEIYKYEALIRYVTKDNKEISPINFINVAKRTKLYPNIIKIVIDDSFKLIKNKNKRVSVNISFDDIANKETTSFVYKILEENKDYSHLLEFEILESEEISDFDEVTKFIENVRKFNCSVGVDDFGAGYSNFNLLTLLDIDFVKIDGSLIENINTSKDLEIIVTTIANFSKEFGVKTVAEFVSKEEIYNKIKELKIDYCQGYYFERPINYDSIK, translated from the coding sequence ATGGTAAATAATAATATTTCTATACTAAAAAACGTAACAATCCTTTATGCAGAAGATGAAAAAGACTTAAGGGACGTAACACATCAAATACTAAAAGGTTTCACAAAAAAACAATATCTAGCACAAGATGGGCAAGAGGGTTTAGAACTTTTTAAAAAGTATCAAGACGAGATTGACTTAATCATCACAGATGTAAATATGCCAAATATGAACGGTCTTGAAATGGTTAAAGAAATCAAAAAAATAAACATGAATATCCCAATTATAGTAGCTACTGCTTTTTCAAATAAAGAGTATCTATTAGAAGCTATTGATATTGGAGTGGATAAATATGTCTTAAAACCTATTGATGTGGCAAAACTATTACAAGTAATGTCTCAATCACTACTTTACCATGAACTAAAAGACTTATATATTGACAAACTAACAAACTTACCAAATAGAAATAGATTAAAAAAAGATTTAGAAAATACTGATATTGATTTGATGGCACTTCTTGATATTGATGAGTTTTCAACTATCAATGACCTTTTTGGTGAAAAAAACGGAGATATAATTTTATCTGAGCTTGCTAAAACTATCAAAAAACATTTTAGTGCTGATCACTTTAAAATTTATAGAATGGAAGCAGATAAGTTTGCCATTGTGTCAAAAGATAAAGATGTAGATGTAAATAAGTTTTATGATTTATGTAAAAGCTTTGCAGATAAAATCGAAAAAGACTCTCTATTTATAAATGATGATGAAATTGATATTAATGTAACAATAGGAATTGCAAAAGGTGATGGTTCAAGAGCCTTTAAATACTCTCAAAGAGTTATTAACTATGCAAGAAGTAAAATGCAAAGAATTATGATTTATAATGAAGCATTTAATATTCAAGAGTCATTTGAAGAAAATATAAAATGGGTTAAACAAGTTAAAATAGGATTTAGAGAGAATCTTTTTCAAGCTTATTTTCAACCAATCGTGGATACTAAAACAAAAGAAATTTATAAGTATGAAGCTTTAATTAGATACGTAACAAAAGACAATAAAGAGATTTCACCAATCAATTTTATAAATGTTGCAAAAAGAACAAAACTTTATCCAAATATTATTAAAATAGTTATTGATGACTCTTTTAAACTTATCAAAAATAAAAATAAAAGAGTATCTGTAAATATCTCCTTTGATGATATTGCAAATAAAGAAACAACTTCATTTGTTTACAAAATACTAGAAGAAAACAAAGACTATTCTCACCTTTTAGAGTTTGAGATACTAGAATCAGAAGAGATTTCAGACTTTGATGAAGTAACAAAATTTATTGAAAATGTTAGAAAATTCAACTGTTCTGTTGGAGTTGATGACTTTGGTGCAGGTTATTCAAACTTCAACTTATTAACGCTTCTAGATATTGATTTTGTAAAAATTGATGGTTCATTAATTGAAAATATAAATACTTCAAAAGATTTAGAGATTATTGTTACAACTATTGCTAATTTCTCAAAAGAGTTTGGAGTTAAAACTGTTGCTGAATTTGTATCAAAAGAAGAGATTTATAATAAAATAAAAGAGTTAAAAATTGACTACTGTCAGGGATATTACTTCGAAAGACCTATAAACTACGATAGCATTAAGTAG